The following is a genomic window from Halichoerus grypus chromosome 5, mHalGry1.hap1.1, whole genome shotgun sequence.
CAGAGTGGTGGGTTCACACCCGCCAGTGCCCATCAGCTGCCCTGGTCCAGCCTTCTTGGTCCAGTCAGGGGTCTCAAAAGCAGATGCTACTCTGCCCAAGGTAGGGATGGATCATCCCCTACTAATGGGGGGAGAACTCGCAAAAGGTGAAATCCTTAGGGTCAGTGAGTGCCATTCTGTCATGTTTCaggaaaatcatctttttttaaaaaaaaagtcaactaatATTCTGTCCAACCCATACCGAGCTGGCCTTGTGAAATAGGCAAATATTCTCATGCTTTATACCTTAATGCACTTTCTCTCCCTTATGAACCTTCCAAACATCTCAGACACCATCCTCCGCTCAAATCACTCCTCTGGACTCAACAGAATTCATACACACCCCACCACACCCAGGGGCCTATGTGCTGTCCCTCCCACCAAATGGAGAGCTTCTTTGAGAACAGTCTGAGTTTTAACCCTCCTCTTGGGCAAATCACCCAGCCTGGTGGCTGGCATGAAGTGCAGTGCATCTTTGCTGATGTATTAATGTGCATGTATATTCCCAGATGGAAGGGATCTGAAACACCACAGGAATCTGAAATACTGAGTCATGTTCCTGTAAAAATGCCTCTGAACAATCTGAGACAGACAAGAGGGATCCCTCTTCTGAGCACACACCCAGGCATGCTCTTTGCCCATCCCCATCTCCCTCCACACCCACACCCTCCTGCAGCGGCACATGGCCCGCGGCTGCCCTCTGGTGGCTCTTCAGGGTAATAACAGAGAAACGCAAGGACATTTGGGATAGGCTCTTCATTGGGTGGTTATCACGGCACTACAGGGGTCAGTCAAGGTCTGCAGAGTAAGCAGCGTCAGCCTAAGGAATGTGGATCTCCTCTGTTGATCACAGTGGGCAGGATTCTTCAGaaacctccccctgccccgcccaaGCTTAGAAGTGGAACTGGAAAGCCTCAGTCACATGCTGCTTCCATGTTTCCAGGCTGGGCAGCAGGGAAGAGATGCCCATGACGTGCCAGGTCTCCCCATCTGACACCACCGAGGTCTGGTAGGACAGCAGCTGCACGCCTGCCTCTGCCAGGAGGCCTGGAAGTAGATAGGAAAACCGCAGGTTGGCACAGGGCACAGGGGAAGAAGCAAGAGGCTGGGAGCGGGGTAGGAAGACTTGGACCCCTGTGATCAAAGTTGCAATGGGGGGTGATGGTCTCAGAATCAACGAGCGAAGAGATGGAACAGGGCACCTGCCCAGCTTCCCTCACTATTCCGAGACTCTGTAGGAACACCCTGACGGTCAGGCCAGGCGGGGAAGGAATGATCCAGACACAAATTGCTTAGAGCAATCTCCTGACTCGCTGGTCGTCAGTTTCATCCAGAccaagagcaaaggagaaaagcaggGGAAAGTTCCTCTGGTCAGCTGGCAAGGATGGTGAAATTAGGCCTTTTGAGGTCTGGACACATTCTGCCAAACCTGCAAGTGCTCCAAAACTCCCAGGGGCCTgaagccagggtcctggggcaggTCCCAGATGTCCACGACTGCCAGAGCGGACGCCCTGACGTGCTTTGTGGCAGTCAggctggcccccagggcctgcGGTCGGAAGAAGGAAACCTGCACTCAAAGGCTCGGAGTTCCTGGGACACAGCCCTACGGGCAGGTCCGCACTGTGTGCTTCACGATGGCGAGCAGGCCAGTTAATAGGGGCTCTGCCACCTGCGATAAGGCGCTCTCCCTCTGAACTCTGTATCCCTTTCCCAAATGTTCTGGAAACTGGCATGACAGACCCTCTGTATGCTGCAGATCCAGAAATGCCCCGAGGGATGGAGCGGGGCTAAAGTAGGCAAAGGTCCatggagcccaatcccaggagagaccccctcccctgccacacacacacacacacacacacacactctctctctctctctctctctctcacccctgcTTCAAGGACACAGGCAAGCCCCACAAGAGCCCTCCTCACCAATCATGGTGGGTAGCATCACAGGATTAGACGGCTGAGCCCGGAACAGGAGCAAGGGCAGGCCCCTGCGGAGAGGCACTTCTGGTCTGAAGACGGCTCCGTTGAGTGCCTGCAGCACAGGCGTGGTGCCCTGGACCAAGCCCACAGCCTGGTAGGGGGCACCTGTCAGGGCCACCGTCAAGAGGCCTTCCCCATAGCCCTGCTCCCCTGGCACAGAAGGGTTGTGGGAGGTGGTTACCTGCAGGGAGAAGGTAAAGAGGCACAGTTATGCCATCCTCTGTGTCCACCTAACAGCCAGTTTGGAGGGCTGCAGCCCGGTCAACACGCTCAGCAATTCAGGGCCAGAGAAGAGGGCAAATGGGCCAAGCCTAGTGCGCCTGAGCCTTCGCTTCCTGGGACAGGCCATGGCCTCCCTCAAGGGGGGGCCAGGAGAGGTCTGCCAGGGACAGGCGGAGGCTGGGAGccgggaaggaggagggagggaggctggcctGCCCCAGAGGCCGACCCAGCCTGGTCTCCTCCTGCTCACTGCTTCCTGAACGCAGTCAGTGGCCTAGTGGAGGGGGGAGCGGAGGAGGGGAGACAGGGGAGCTCGGCGGCCCATCGCTCCTGGCAGCTCACACTGGCTGAGAGACGCAGCCTGTGATCTACAAGGGGAGCCAGAGGGGGAGACACCGAAGGGTCGGCGTGAGGGCAGCAGAGGCTAAGAGGACATGCTGCTAGCTTCCAGAGGGGGCGGGCTGATCAAGAGCCTGGGCGCTGTGGTAAACAGAGCCCTGATGGAGTCGGAAGCCGCGCGTGCCGGGCCGCCTCCCCGCCTCCGGCCGAGACGCGGCCCGGCTCCTCCTGCTCCCCAGCGGCAGAGTGCGGGTGCCCCCGCCGCGCGTGCACAGCGCGCTTGCACACAAAGCACTTGCACGGGCATGTAGTTCACGCGTAGCAACGCTCAGAGGAAGGCGCTATTTCCGCTTGGCGGATGGAGAAATTCGGGCTGCTTGTCACGGGTGGGCGGTGTCAGCAGCAGGATCTGCACCCAGGGCCCCCACTCCATGAGCAGGGCTGGGAGCCTGCTCTGAAAAGGCAGGGACAGAAGGACCGTGCCGACAGGAAAGgcaaggggggcagggggacacgCACATTGAGGCCGGCCTCTTTCACCAGCAGCTTGGCGTTCACCAAGTTCACATCAGCCTGATGGGAAGTGTCTTTCAGGAGGCCGACAATGACCGCGGGGCTTAGGCAGTTGCCAGCGTTCTTCAGGGATGTTCCTGGGGACAGAGAAACTACCATAAGGTGGCTGTTTGCTGAGCAACACGGGAGCCAGCAGATCACGGACCCTAGCTTCCGGTCACGGACTCCTCACTGCCCTGGGGGCGCCAACCCCAACCAGCTCGGGGCAGTTCCGCTTCCTCTGGAAGGCAGAGAGCCAGTGACCCTCCGGTTCCCTGCCTCGTTTCCTCTGGGCATCCCCCCACCTCTGACCTGGCCTATCACAGGCAATGCCCAGGGTCTCACCGCCCCCGAGCTCCCCCCCAAGTGAGCAGATGCCCAACAGGCCATAGGGAGGACAAGCCTCCGCATGGTTTAGGGAACTAGAGCCTTCCCCAGTCTCTCAACTACATCTGCACAGGCTGGAGCCAGTGCAAAAGTGGCCAGAGCCTGCCCAGTCCCTGAGGACAGACACCTCGGGCGCTGTCTTCGTTCCCGCTCTCCAGCTGAGCAGAGGCTCCCAAGGACCACCAGCTTGCCCGAGGACCAGCCTCGCTATGTCACAGAGCACAAACTGTCCCACCCTCTGGTCTAGCACAGCGCCCGGACTCTCACTTTACATGTGAAGAACCCAAAGCTCAGAGAAAGGGAAGTCACTCAGGTCAGCGACAGGGTCAGACCCAGAATCAAAGGTCCCGTCGCTTAATCTGGGACTCCCTCCACCTACCCGTTGCCTCTCCCATGAAACTCTGTCTCTCGTGGAGGTTTCTCTTGTGCCCAGAACATGCACAtcttaaaaatactatataaacgTGATTTGTGAAAATCACATATTTCCCAGTGATTTTCTgtacctctccctctgttcccactGGGTAGCAACTGAACTCCATGCAGACAGAACGTGGGACATGCAGTCCCAAGGACCAGGGTCAAGTCATTTCCCAGCCCCTCACTGTCTGTGACCTGCTGCAGACACAAtcctcttgccctctctctgcaGTGTCCCCAGCTCACCCTGTGTTACCACCTGGATGGTCCCTTTGGGGGATCCAGCCCAGGCTCGCATCAGGGTCCCCAGAGCTTCGGCCAGACCAATCCAAGGCTTGGTATGCGGAGAGAAGGCACTCGTAAGGGCCTGGGCATTCACCTGCACAGAAAGGGGGAGCAGAGCCAAGGTCAGGAAGAGGCAGGGATCCTAAACACAGCTCCACCTAGAGAGCAGAAGGCACAGGGCCATCCTTGTTTgagtgcctgggggtggggagcgtgGAGACAACTTCCATCAGCCACCAACAAGACAATGACTTGTGCCTTTAGCTTGGGAGAGCTGTAGAGCCAGAAAAGAGCACAAAAGGCTAAGACCATTGCAAATTGCCAGAAGGGGGGAAAAGGCATTTCTCCCACCTACTGAACTGTGCCTGCCTCACCCCCTCCACGGGAGACTGGGTTTTCCTGTGCTGGGGAAGGGTCTGGACAGCACAATAGGAAGGTGGGTCTCTGACGTAAGATGGATGTTGAGTCACGGATCACTGGGACCTACGGTAGGTCTCTCCAAGGTGacttcctttttactttatacctcaactaaaaaaagaaagtgagtgtTTACACTGTCATTAATCACTTTGACCAAATAGCACAGTTTATAAAGCTGGACTCACATACTCTTAACGATCCTATCACTCTTCAAACGGCCCATGGGGAGTCCACCAGGAGGCATGCTGGGCAGCCGAGGGGGACAAAAGCCACATGTCCTTCTAAAGTTGTAAGTCTAGGGTCTGGACAGCTGGATCCCCACCAGGGGCTTGGTAACAAAGCCAGCTTGTCGCCAGTCAAAACTGCAATTCCATTTTGTGGTTCATGATGGTCTGGCTTCGAATTAAGTCTTGGCCACTTCTGTGAGTCAGCTTGTAAAGAGAACCAAAGGATCTAAGAAGGATTTAATTCGAAACACAGGGTTTGATACGAATCAAACAGGCTGCCGACGTTGGAAATGGCCATGAGGCAGGGCTTCCCAGCAGGCCCTTCTGCGTGGCCGGCCGCCTGGCTCGAGGGCTCCCGCAGCGggctccccctctcctctccagaaGGACACAGAAAAGAGCAGCAGTGAACCAGGAGGTGGGACGAGGGCAGGCCAGCTGCTGGGAGCAGAGATGAAGGGCGGCGCGCCAGTGGGCTGGGCTGAGGCTGCAGCAGGTGGAAGCAAGTGCCCTCCAGGCAGCCCCCGGGGAACCCGCCCTGAGGTGCCCACAGCAGGTCAGGAGAACCAACGGAAGGGCTTCGAGAGTCAGGTGCCCTTGAGCACCAACCTGATCCTAATGTTCGTCTGTGTCTAAGGTTACGACAAAACTGAactggagaggatgcagagaagaaTTAGGGAGAGATTTCCCATGTGACACAAATGTCTTTCTTTCCAAAAGCCTACTGCAGGACAACCAGCCACTTTGGGTGGACACTGAAATTTGCCCAAGTGTAACGACTTTGACCAAGAGATTTTACCTCTGCTAGAAGATGGGAACAGTCTGGTTCCATCTGATGGGGCTGGTGGGAAGGAGTCCCCTTCACGAAGAGGCCTGGAATGCCACCACTAGCTAGTGACGCCACGGTAATTCCCGAGGGCTGCAACACTGAGGGCGGAGGCGTGCCCGGCACAGGGCCGCGGAGGGAAAGGCCCAGCCTGACTGGCCAGCACTGGCCACGGCCCAAGCCTCGGCCTCGGTCCCAGCGTGTCACCTGGGGAGAGCTGCTCAGAAGCCAGAGGTGCAAAGGGACTGAGAAAGTGTCCCCCACTCTGAGGAGCCAAGAGACGCAGAACAAAGAGGGGAGAGACACACAGATGGAGAGGCCAAGCGTTATCATTGTCGTCGACTACCATCCTGTGGCTGCCACCAGGCGGGCGCTGAGGGGTCCTTCAGAGGAGGAGctgctcccttcctctctcaggGTGTAGAAGGCAGGGTGGCCCGGAGAGCTGGCCTATCAAACCAGGACTGGCAGGCCGAACAAAACACCCTGTGTCTCTCCTGCTGCGGCTCTGTCCTCAGCAATGAAAATCCCCAGCAGAGGGTCAGACAGGAAGGTTGGGGAccggccctggccctgcccctgccttGTAAGCTGCCTCTCTCCTAGAGTAGAGCCACACGAGCTGCAGAGAAGCTTACATCCTGGCTTGTTTGTCCTCAGAGAATTCGGAATTTAAAGATACAAACTCAGGAAATCTTAGTAACAAGAGAGAATGTGGTTCATTGCAAAAGGGTTGACACTGGGCTGGAGAGGCCAAGCAAGTCTTTGTGAAGGGGTTGCAAGCCCCCTGAAAGACAGCTATGCTTTCcttattcatctctgtgtccccCAAAGGGCTATGACAGCATGGGGTACCTTCTGGAGCTTAAGGAACATCCGAAGATTAAATGAAGGAGGCAGGCCTGGAAGTGTAAGTCAGGTTAAGCTTGGGGGAGAAACATGCCAGGAAGGGCCCAGTGTGAGCTACGACAAGACGTAGGGACATTAGGCCATGATTTGAGGACAGAAAGGGGGCCTGGAGGGTTCACTCTGGGGGTGGGGATTCGCCCTGCCCAGGGGTCTAAGATGGACACAGTAAAAGGAGCGCTCAGGTCCAGGAGGTGAGAGAGGGCCCTGACAGCCTTCTCCACAGACCGGTCCCCCAGCCACCGCTCCCCATGGCATCCAGCATCGCCCAAGCCACACTCCTTCATTCCCAAGTCATGTGGAGAACAAAAGAGCCTTTCtctggagcctggagcctggaaaGAACCACAATCTCTGCAGCAAGGCTACACTGTCGCAGGGCCGAGCCGCCTCCCTGCCGCTGGCCCGCAGCGAGAAAAGCTAGGGACAGGTGGTTCCTGTCGCCCCACCCGGAGGGCTGGCTCCAGGGGAGTCCTTATCTCCTGCTCCCAGGGCTGAATCTGGTCAGCACACCACTGCTCCCCGGAACTGTCACCATCCCCCGCCCTGCTCCGCCCTCCGCCCTCCGGGCCCCAGCCCCACTTGCCCATACTTACCACGCCCGCTAGAGATTTCCCCTTCACCATGTCCACAAACTGGATGGCGATCTCCTCCCCGCAGCGGCTCTGGGCCTCCTTGGTGCTAGCGCCCAGGTGGGGGCAGCTGATGACGCTCTCGTGGTCCACCAAGGCTCGGTCCCGTGGTGGCTCCTGCCCAGAAAGAGACACCTCTCGGTTGGCTGCCCAGGGAAGTTGGaagagaggagggcaggggtgAGGACACCTTCTACTTCGGTTTTGCCAGGGACGTCACGGGTTTCGACAACCGGCTTCCTCGTCAATGTCCCTTCACAGCAGAGTAGACAGAGCTATGGATGGGATTCGCCTCTCGGCTCCCCCTGCCTTTGGGTAAATCtgcatctctctgagcctcgacttcctcatctataaaatgggttaaTACTACCCACCTTATAATACCTTGTGCAGACTGAGCACCAGTAACACAGGAGGTTCTCAGCCAGTGGAAGCTACTGTTTCTGTTACCGGTTTTTCCCTCGAACTCCACCTCGCCCCTGAATCCTTCCAGCACTTACGGTTGGCTCCGCACGGCATCAGACTCTTTGCAGGCCCTCTGCACAGCTGTCCCAACCTGGCTCTCAGCACGACAGGTGGGCCACCTGAGcacctctgcccaccctccaatGTCCTTTCCACCCCTTCTGCTCACTGAGCACAAGGTACTCCCCTTGGGAAGGTCACTCAGGCCCCTTCTCTGGCCACCTGGGCCTGTGAGTGCTGTCCGCATAGTAGCAAGTGCCAAGAGAAGACCAGAGACAGACAGGGGAAGGCGCAGAGCTGGGGAATGGCAGTACAATGAGGGCCAGGTGCCCATCTGCCTTCAGGAAGCGTACCATCTATGTGAGAAAGAGGACCAGGAGTACCAACCCCATGAGCTGTGTGCTCTGGGCAGGGCATACACAGTGAGGGcaccagggctcagagagggcCGGGGACTTGCCAAGACCTCACTGCAGGTCACCAGCAACCCccccatggcctgagccaaaatccctGCTCTTTCCCTTGGATCTGTGATGCTGGTGGCAGGACTTTTAAGAGAGGCCAAGAGCATTGGAGTGGACATGCGCTGTCCATCATTCCATCTGGTGTAAGAGCAGGTGGGGGGACAGGTGAGCAAAGACAGATTCTCTGGCTCCaacagagaggcagggggagcagcccaCATAGGACACAAGGGAACGCTTCTAGCTGTTGTCCTCAGGCTGCCTTTCCTCcccagaagaaaggaaggcagggaaaGCCAACAGACACTGTGTGAAATGTCTTCTTGGCAATGGGATTCATTTCAGCAAAGACCTGTATCAGTACATTAAATGCTGCCCCAAATCCTCAACCTCAGAACGGGTTTGCTGCACCGTCCTCCCTGGAGTTATCCACATGACAGCAGGCCAGGGAGCCTGAGACCAGGAATTGGGTCCTATTTGAAATCTGGGTTTTGCGAAAGACAACATGGCTGCCTCCACAGTACGGCCCGCAAGGGCTCCCGAAACCACAGTGGCGTTATTTTTGGCAACAGAATTTCTCCTGTTTGCCATGGATGCTAGAGCCCTTAAGCCAGAGGCCTTTGTGCACACTGGGCTTTCTCGGTCCTGGGCCCCTCTGCCCAgcgctcccctcctcccccaggcacTCACCTCTGTAAAGACGTCCAGCGCGGCACCAGCGCACCGACCGGACTGCAGGGCCCGGAGCAGGGCCCCCTCGTCCACGATCCCTCCCCGAGCGCAGTTCACCACGCGCACCCCCTTCTTGCACTGGGCAAAGGTGCTGTCGTTcagcaggcctggaaggagggAAGAGCTCTCCTGCAGCACCAGAGGCCCTCCCCGCCtcgcccctgctcctcccccacaggCCCACGGCCTCTCTGGCCTCACCTCTCCCTTCTCACCGGCTCTGCGGCAAGAGTCCCTGTTCTGGATTTAGACCAAACACAGTTCGGAAACGTCCTAGAAGCCCCTGAGCTGTTAGTGCTTTGAATAGGTCCCAGAACCAGAAAGGGAAGCAGCGGCCCCAGGAAGAAACCATGGGGTCACTGGTCGTGCACATCGGGCCAGCTCACCCCACACATTTCCAGCTAGCTCATCCCTCCTCCGTGTGGGGCAGGGCCAGCCAGCCAAGCATCACTCTGTGCTCGAGGGACCTAGTCCCCAGCGTGTGCGGAAGGCCCAGACCGAGGGCCCACCCTTATCTGGTCTGTGGCTTCTGTGGCCGACCCACAAGCAGGGATACACCTACCTGTGGTGGAGGGCAGGAGAGGTGTGTGCACGGTGATAAAGTCGCAGAGAGGCCAGATCTCCTCCAGGGGCAGCTGCTGGACACCAAAGGAGGCCGAGACCTCCGGCGCGATGATGGGGTCGTATCCTACAGTCTGGTCAGAagcaagaaagagacaaagacacGAGCGAATGTCACTGTCCCTTATTAGTActggtatttattgaacacctaccaaGCACTACTGCTAAGCCTTTCCAAATGCAGCTGACCTCTCACAGTAAGGGTTGCTACTCTTCTcctttagagatgaagaaagtgGGGCTCACACATTAGGAGGGGCAGGCCCAAGTGCGAAGGGAGGTTTACCTCCAAGCTCTTAACCACGAACGGATGCAAGAGCAGCATGTGCGTGTGCTTGCGCGCGCGTGTGCGCACGTGTGAGGTTGGATAAGGTGGAGCTCAGAAACCCTTAGcgagcagggaggccaggagaggCAGGACAGCCATGTGGGGAGCGGTGACGCGCTCATAGGGTACGACGAGGCAAGGGAGGGCAGGTTGGCCGCAGCCGAGGACCCTCAAGGCCAGAAAACAGGCAGGGGCCCTGACTACTTCCACAGAGTGAGAAAGaaacaggtgggggcaggggtgcagagcAGGGTTAGCAAGGAGACCAAGACCGGtcgctggggaggggggctgctgaGGCATCAGTGGGCAGAGTCTGGTCCCCTCCTGAAGTTCCTTTTAATAAGGCTTCAAATGCATCTAGTCTTGGAAGGCCTAACTTGGTGACTAACCACACAGATCCTTTCAATAAGGCAGGTTTGACGGGGATGGGGAGCGAGCACATCAAGAGGAGGGACAAGTGAGGCATAAAGGCACTATGGATGGGGAAGGACCCAGAAAGGACCTCCTTCTGGGCTGGCGGGGGAGGAGAGGGTCCCCAAATCAGAGGGACCTCTCCGAGGCTGCCGAGAAGGGAGGGAGatagggaggcaggcagggaactCTGGGGGTACAAACTACATCAGCCTCATGAAACTTGCCAAAGGTCATCAGATACTGGTGAGGGCAAGAAGgaaagtcagagaagacaaagctcagaagaaagaagaaaggacgCGTTGTCATAGCTAATAATGGCAAACATTCCTTAGCATTTACTGTGTGTCAGGGGCTTTCAACCCAGACCCGATGGATTAGGCACTAGGAtttccccgttttacagatgaggaaactaaggcagagaGGTGAAACGAtttagccaaggtcacacagctggcagaTGGTCGAGTGGGGACAAGAACCAGTGTTTGGATTCGAGAGCCTGCACCCCAAGTGCCCATCCTTCTAATGTGGGGTGAGGTCAGGACCCTCCCAACCCCACCTGAGAAAACAGGAGCGGAGTAGATGGAAACAGTCTTGGGTGCCAGTCACACATCTCCTCGGCAAGGGCAAGGCATTAGAGACTACCAACCCTGTACCAGCAGCTGGGAAGAATCCATAACCAGCCAGGAAGCATCTCCCTCTGGTCACCGCAAAGACTTAATCCACTTTCTGTGCGGTCTACCCGGGAGGTCTGCCCAGGGCTCTCTCCATCAGCTTGGTCCAGGTCACCAGCACTGACTGGGGGGAAAGAGGTGTAGGGGCCGCAACCAACTCAAAGGCATCAATGTCCTCAAGAAGGCAGGAAAGCCAACTGACCTAGACAGACCTTCAGGTGCCAAGGTACGGACGCTGAACCAGGAGGCCCGGACCTGGGTCCTCAGTCTGAAGTAAAGGAGTTGGCTGGATGATTTCAAAGTCATCCCCTGCGCCAACACTCAGCAATTCAATAATTCCTTGAAAAGACAGTTCCCTTAACCCTGAAAAGTTATAGGTGAACCCTAGAATGCTCAGAGGTGGCCGGGGattgaacaacaacaaacaaacacaacagaAAGTGTGAT
Proteins encoded in this region:
- the PHGDH gene encoding D-3-phosphoglycerate dehydrogenase, whose amino-acid sequence is MAFANLRKVLISDSLDPCCRKILQDGGLQVVEKQNLSKEELIAELQDCEGLIVRSATKVTADVINAAEKLQVVGRAGTGVDNVDLEAATRKGVLVMNTPNGNSLSAAELTCGMIMCLARQIPQATASMKDGKWERKKFMGTELNGKILGILGLGRIGREVATRMQSFGMKTVGYDPIIAPEVSASFGVQQLPLEEIWPLCDFITVHTPLLPSTTGLLNDSTFAQCKKGVRVVNCARGGIVDEGALLRALQSGRCAGAALDVFTEEPPRDRALVDHESVISCPHLGASTKEAQSRCGEEIAIQFVDMVKGKSLAGVVNAQALTSAFSPHTKPWIGLAEALGTLMRAWAGSPKGTIQVVTQGTSLKNAGNCLSPAVIVGLLKDTSHQADVNLVNAKLLVKEAGLNVTTSHNPSVPGEQGYGEGLLTVALTGAPYQAVGLVQGTTPVLQALNGAVFRPEVPLRRGLPLLLFRAQPSNPVMLPTMIGLLAEAGVQLLSYQTSVVSDGETWHVMGISSLLPSLETWKQHVTEAFQFHF